From Timaviella obliquedivisa GSE-PSE-MK23-08B:
CCAACCAGGGCGATCGCGGCACTCACGTCAATATTAGTGGTGCGGGTGTGCTTAAAACGGCTCCCAACAAAGCGGCGGCAGTTCAGTTTCTAGAGCATTTAGCCAGCCCAGAGGCACAAGAGATTTTTGCTTTGGGTAATAGCGAGTATCCAGTGGTGCAAGGCAGTCGCGTTGATCCAGTCATCACAAGCTTTGGAGACTTTAAGGATGATCCATTAAATGCAGCGGTCTTTGGTCGCAATAATGCTGAAGCGCTTCAAATTATGGATCGCGCGGGATGGACATAAAAATGTCTAAGTAAAGCCCGTTGTAGCATGTCTCATACTTGTAGCATGTCTCATACAAAGCCTGATTCGCGATCGCCCAGATTACGATCGGGCTTTGTATCTTACTGGATGCTTAACGAATTCTGTGTATCAACGCGCTGTTATTTCCCATCCCAAAATTCTACATCCGTCATACCATAGTGATTAGACCAAATTTCTTCGGAGTAAAACCATCGGTAAAAAAATCATGGCTTCACCTGATCATTTGGCAAGATTGCTCCCGTCAGCGTTGCGCCTTGCAACTTAGCTCCCTGCAATTTTGCCCCCGTTAAATTAGCTTGGCTTAAGTTTGCACCCCTCAAATCAGCATTGCTTAAATTAGCATTGCGCAAATATGCCCCCGTTAAGTTAGCTTTACTCAAGTTTGCACCACTTAAATTAGCTGAGGTGAGTGCCACACCTTGAAGATTAGCGTTGCTCAGGTCTGCGTTACTCAGGTTAGCACTATCTAAGAGGGCTTCGCTCAAGTTACTTCCAGTTAACTTAGCATTGCTTAAGTCAGCCCGATTTAGCAGACCCTTACTAAAATCAGCGTTACTAAAATCGCTGTTAGCTAACTGACATTCGACACAGCTTTTAGTCTTGAGTAGATCGACGCGAGGATCGGGCTTAGCGCATCCACTCATCAGTGAAAAGAACAGGATAGAACTGAGAAAAATACTAATTTTTTGTAAATACATAAAAAGACTCATTAATTTTCACCTGAAGACGAAGACTGCCTTCGA
This genomic window contains:
- a CDS encoding pentapeptide repeat-containing protein; the protein is MSLFMYLQKISIFLSSILFFSLMSGCAKPDPRVDLLKTKSCVECQLANSDFSNADFSKGLLNRADLSNAKLTGSNLSEALLDSANLSNADLSNANLQGVALTSANLSGANLSKANLTGAYLRNANLSNADLRGANLSQANLTGAKLQGAKLQGATLTGAILPNDQVKP